A genomic segment from Gracilinanus agilis isolate LMUSP501 chromosome 1, AgileGrace, whole genome shotgun sequence encodes:
- the RHOT2 gene encoding mitochondrial Rho GTPase 2 isoform X2, protein MKRDVRILLLGEAQVGKTSLIMALVGEEFPEEVPPRAEEITIPADVTPEKVPTHIVDYSETEQTEEELQDEIHKIRTKWIPLVNGRSEKGPRIPIILVGNKSDLRSGSSMETILPIMNQFSEIETCVECSAKNLKNISELFYYAQKAVLHPTAPLYDPEEKQLRPACAQALTRIFRLSDQDNNQVLSDDELNYFQKSCFGNPLAPQALEDVKMVVCKNTTDGVKDDGLSLDGFLFLNTLFIQRGRHETTWTILRRFGYDDELELTDDYLHPLIRVPPGCTTELNHFGYQFLQKMFEKHDKDQDGALSPSELQSFFSPFPSLPWGPELYNTVCTNDKGLLSLHGFLCQWTLVAYLNIHHCLEHLGYLGYPILCEQDSQTHSITVTREKTMDLEKGQTQRNVFLCKVIGSRGVGKSAFLRAFLGKNLEVREQSFYAINTVQVNGQEKYLILFESEADTQLTTASSVACDVACLMFAVDDPKSFIYCTSIYKQYYMDGQIPCLFVATKSDLPEVFPQHGLSPAEFCYRHHLPPPCFFTSIGPSAPSTTVFTRLATLAAFPQLSDLELRTASFWLRMTLGATVAAVIGFTLYKTLVKNK, encoded by the exons ATGAAGCGGGACGTGCGGATCCTGCTGCTGGGCGAGG CCCAGGTGGGGAAGACCTCCCTGATTATGGCCCTGGTGGGCGAGGAGTTCCCTGAGGAG GTTCCCCCTAGAGCTGAAGAGATCACAATTCCAGCTGATGTGACTCCTGAGAAGGTGCCCACCCACATTGTTGATTACTCAG aaacagAACagacagaggaagaactacaggatgAAATCCACAAG atcCGAACAAAGTGGATTCCATTGGTGAATGGAAGATCAGAAAAAGGGCCCAG aatccctatTATTCTAGTAGGGAACAAGTCAGACCTACGCTCTGGGAGTTCCATGGAGACCATTCTTCCAATCATGAACCAGTTTTCTGAGATAGAGACCTGTGTAGAG TGTTCTGCCAAGAACTTGAAAAACATCTCAGAACTGTTCTATTATGCTCAAAAGGCAGTTTTGCACCCTACAGCCCCTTTGTATGATCCAGAGGAGAAGCAG CTAAGGCCAGCTTGTGCTCAAGCGCTCACTCGCATCTTCAGACTCTCTGACCAGGACAACAACCAGGTGCTGAGTGATGATGAGCTTAATTACTTTCAG AAATCATGTTTTGGAAATCCTTTGGCACCCCAAGCCCTGGAGGATGTGAAAATGGTGGTGTGTAAGAATACAACAGATGGCGTGAAGGATGATGGGCTGAGCTTGGATG GCTTCCTCTTTCTGAATACCCTCTTCATTCAGAGGGGCCGTCATGAGACCACCTGGACCATCCTACGCCGCTTCGGCTATGACGATGAGCTGGAGCTGACTGATGACTATCTTCATCCACT GATCCGTGTTCCTCCTGGCTGTACCACTGAGCTCAATCACTTTGGTTACCAATTCTTGCAAAAGATGTTTGAGAAGCATGACAAG GACCAAGATGGAGCCCTCTCCCCTTCTGAGCTTCAGAGCTTCTTTAGTCCATTCCCTTCTCTGCCTTGGGGCCCTGAACTCTACAACACGGTATGCACCAATGATAAAGGCCTGCTTTCCCTGCATGGATTCCTCTGCCAGTGGAC GTTAGTAGCCTACCTGAACATTCACCACTGCCTGGAGCACCTTGGTTACCTGGGTTACCCTATCCTGTGTGAACAAGACTCTCAGACACATTCCATCACAG TCACTCGAGAGAAGACGATGGATCTGGAAAAGGGACAAACTCAGAGGAATgtcttcctctgtaaagtgatTGGTTCTCGGGGTGTAGGCAAGTCAGCATTCCTACGGGCTTTCCTTGGGAAGAACTTAGAGGTGA GAGAACAATCCTTCTATGCCATCAACACAGTGCAAGTCAACGGGCAGGAGAAATATTTAATA CTGTTTGAATCAGAAGCAGACACACAATTGACCACAGCATCCAGTGTAGCCTGTGATGTTGCCTGCTTGATGTTTGCTGTGGACGACCCTAAATCCTTCATCTACTGCACCAGTATTTATAAG CAATACTACATGGATGGACAGATCCCTTGCCTCTTTGTTGCCACCAAGTCTGATCTGCCAGAAGTGTTCCCACAACATGGGTTGTCCCCAGCTGAGTTCTGCTACAGGCACCACCTCCCTCCACCATGTTTCTTCACCAGCATTGGCCCCAGTGCTCCTAGCACCACTGTTTTCACTCGGCTGGCAACTTTGGCTGCTTTCCC GCAATTGAGTGATTTAGAACTTCGAACAGCTTCCTTTTGGCTCCGGATGACCCTGGGGGCCACTGTGGCTGCAGTTATTGGATTCACCCTTTACAAGACTCTGGTGAAGAACAAGTAA
- the RHOT2 gene encoding mitochondrial Rho GTPase 2 isoform X4, protein MKRDVRILLLGEAQVGKTSLIMALVGEEFPEEVPPRAEEITIPADVTPEKVPTHIVDYSETEQTEEELQDEIHKIRTKWIPLVNGRSEKGPRIPIILVGNKSDLRSGSSMETILPIMNQFSEIETCVECSAKNLKNISELFYYAQKAVLHPTAPLYDPEEKQKSCFGNPLAPQALEDVKMVVCKNTTDGVKDDGLSLDGFLFLNTLFIQRGRHETTWTILRRFGYDDELELTDDYLHPLIRVPPGCTTELNHFGYQFLQKMFEKHDKDQDGALSPSELQSFFSPFPSLPWGPELYNTVCTNDKGLLSLHGFLCQWTLVAYLNIHHCLEHLGYLGYPILCEQDSQTHSITVTREKTMDLEKGQTQRNVFLCKVIGSRGVGKSAFLRAFLGKNLEVREQSFYAINTVQVNGQEKYLILFESEADTQLTTASSVACDVACLMFAVDDPKSFIYCTSIYKQYYMDGQIPCLFVATKSDLPEVFPQHGLSPAEFCYRHHLPPPCFFTSIGPSAPSTTVFTRLATLAAFPQLSDLELRTASFWLRMTLGATVAAVIGFTLYKTLVKNK, encoded by the exons ATGAAGCGGGACGTGCGGATCCTGCTGCTGGGCGAGG CCCAGGTGGGGAAGACCTCCCTGATTATGGCCCTGGTGGGCGAGGAGTTCCCTGAGGAG GTTCCCCCTAGAGCTGAAGAGATCACAATTCCAGCTGATGTGACTCCTGAGAAGGTGCCCACCCACATTGTTGATTACTCAG aaacagAACagacagaggaagaactacaggatgAAATCCACAAG atcCGAACAAAGTGGATTCCATTGGTGAATGGAAGATCAGAAAAAGGGCCCAG aatccctatTATTCTAGTAGGGAACAAGTCAGACCTACGCTCTGGGAGTTCCATGGAGACCATTCTTCCAATCATGAACCAGTTTTCTGAGATAGAGACCTGTGTAGAG TGTTCTGCCAAGAACTTGAAAAACATCTCAGAACTGTTCTATTATGCTCAAAAGGCAGTTTTGCACCCTACAGCCCCTTTGTATGATCCAGAGGAGAAGCAG AAATCATGTTTTGGAAATCCTTTGGCACCCCAAGCCCTGGAGGATGTGAAAATGGTGGTGTGTAAGAATACAACAGATGGCGTGAAGGATGATGGGCTGAGCTTGGATG GCTTCCTCTTTCTGAATACCCTCTTCATTCAGAGGGGCCGTCATGAGACCACCTGGACCATCCTACGCCGCTTCGGCTATGACGATGAGCTGGAGCTGACTGATGACTATCTTCATCCACT GATCCGTGTTCCTCCTGGCTGTACCACTGAGCTCAATCACTTTGGTTACCAATTCTTGCAAAAGATGTTTGAGAAGCATGACAAG GACCAAGATGGAGCCCTCTCCCCTTCTGAGCTTCAGAGCTTCTTTAGTCCATTCCCTTCTCTGCCTTGGGGCCCTGAACTCTACAACACGGTATGCACCAATGATAAAGGCCTGCTTTCCCTGCATGGATTCCTCTGCCAGTGGAC GTTAGTAGCCTACCTGAACATTCACCACTGCCTGGAGCACCTTGGTTACCTGGGTTACCCTATCCTGTGTGAACAAGACTCTCAGACACATTCCATCACAG TCACTCGAGAGAAGACGATGGATCTGGAAAAGGGACAAACTCAGAGGAATgtcttcctctgtaaagtgatTGGTTCTCGGGGTGTAGGCAAGTCAGCATTCCTACGGGCTTTCCTTGGGAAGAACTTAGAGGTGA GAGAACAATCCTTCTATGCCATCAACACAGTGCAAGTCAACGGGCAGGAGAAATATTTAATA CTGTTTGAATCAGAAGCAGACACACAATTGACCACAGCATCCAGTGTAGCCTGTGATGTTGCCTGCTTGATGTTTGCTGTGGACGACCCTAAATCCTTCATCTACTGCACCAGTATTTATAAG CAATACTACATGGATGGACAGATCCCTTGCCTCTTTGTTGCCACCAAGTCTGATCTGCCAGAAGTGTTCCCACAACATGGGTTGTCCCCAGCTGAGTTCTGCTACAGGCACCACCTCCCTCCACCATGTTTCTTCACCAGCATTGGCCCCAGTGCTCCTAGCACCACTGTTTTCACTCGGCTGGCAACTTTGGCTGCTTTCCC GCAATTGAGTGATTTAGAACTTCGAACAGCTTCCTTTTGGCTCCGGATGACCCTGGGGGCCACTGTGGCTGCAGTTATTGGATTCACCCTTTACAAGACTCTGGTGAAGAACAAGTAA
- the RHOT2 gene encoding mitochondrial Rho GTPase 2 isoform X3, producing MKRDVRILLLGEAQVGKTSLIMALVGEEFPEEVPPRAEEITIPADVTPEKVPTHIVDYSETEQTEEELQDEIHKANVVCMVYDVSEDSTIEKIRTKWIPLVNGRSEKGPRIPIILVGNKSDLRSGSSMETILPIMNQFSEIETCVECSAKNLKNISELFYYAQKAVLHPTAPLYDPEEKQKSCFGNPLAPQALEDVKMVVCKNTTDGVKDDGLSLDGFLFLNTLFIQRGRHETTWTILRRFGYDDELELTDDYLHPLIRVPPGCTTELNHFGYQFLQKMFEKHDKDQDGALSPSELQSFFSPFPSLPWGPELYNTVCTNDKGLLSLHGFLCQWTLVAYLNIHHCLEHLGYLGYPILCEQDSQTHSITVTREKTMDLEKGQTQRNVFLCKVIGSRGVGKSAFLRAFLGKNLEVREQSFYAINTVQVNGQEKYLILFESEADTQLTTASSVACDVACLMFAVDDPKSFIYCTSIYKQYYMDGQIPCLFVATKSDLPEVFPQHGLSPAEFCYRHHLPPPCFFTSIGPSAPSTTVFTRLATLAAFPQLSDLELRTASFWLRMTLGATVAAVIGFTLYKTLVKNK from the exons ATGAAGCGGGACGTGCGGATCCTGCTGCTGGGCGAGG CCCAGGTGGGGAAGACCTCCCTGATTATGGCCCTGGTGGGCGAGGAGTTCCCTGAGGAG GTTCCCCCTAGAGCTGAAGAGATCACAATTCCAGCTGATGTGACTCCTGAGAAGGTGCCCACCCACATTGTTGATTACTCAG aaacagAACagacagaggaagaactacaggatgAAATCCACAAG GCAAATGTGGTATGCATGGTATATGATGTCTCTGAGGATTCCACCATTGAGAAG atcCGAACAAAGTGGATTCCATTGGTGAATGGAAGATCAGAAAAAGGGCCCAG aatccctatTATTCTAGTAGGGAACAAGTCAGACCTACGCTCTGGGAGTTCCATGGAGACCATTCTTCCAATCATGAACCAGTTTTCTGAGATAGAGACCTGTGTAGAG TGTTCTGCCAAGAACTTGAAAAACATCTCAGAACTGTTCTATTATGCTCAAAAGGCAGTTTTGCACCCTACAGCCCCTTTGTATGATCCAGAGGAGAAGCAG AAATCATGTTTTGGAAATCCTTTGGCACCCCAAGCCCTGGAGGATGTGAAAATGGTGGTGTGTAAGAATACAACAGATGGCGTGAAGGATGATGGGCTGAGCTTGGATG GCTTCCTCTTTCTGAATACCCTCTTCATTCAGAGGGGCCGTCATGAGACCACCTGGACCATCCTACGCCGCTTCGGCTATGACGATGAGCTGGAGCTGACTGATGACTATCTTCATCCACT GATCCGTGTTCCTCCTGGCTGTACCACTGAGCTCAATCACTTTGGTTACCAATTCTTGCAAAAGATGTTTGAGAAGCATGACAAG GACCAAGATGGAGCCCTCTCCCCTTCTGAGCTTCAGAGCTTCTTTAGTCCATTCCCTTCTCTGCCTTGGGGCCCTGAACTCTACAACACGGTATGCACCAATGATAAAGGCCTGCTTTCCCTGCATGGATTCCTCTGCCAGTGGAC GTTAGTAGCCTACCTGAACATTCACCACTGCCTGGAGCACCTTGGTTACCTGGGTTACCCTATCCTGTGTGAACAAGACTCTCAGACACATTCCATCACAG TCACTCGAGAGAAGACGATGGATCTGGAAAAGGGACAAACTCAGAGGAATgtcttcctctgtaaagtgatTGGTTCTCGGGGTGTAGGCAAGTCAGCATTCCTACGGGCTTTCCTTGGGAAGAACTTAGAGGTGA GAGAACAATCCTTCTATGCCATCAACACAGTGCAAGTCAACGGGCAGGAGAAATATTTAATA CTGTTTGAATCAGAAGCAGACACACAATTGACCACAGCATCCAGTGTAGCCTGTGATGTTGCCTGCTTGATGTTTGCTGTGGACGACCCTAAATCCTTCATCTACTGCACCAGTATTTATAAG CAATACTACATGGATGGACAGATCCCTTGCCTCTTTGTTGCCACCAAGTCTGATCTGCCAGAAGTGTTCCCACAACATGGGTTGTCCCCAGCTGAGTTCTGCTACAGGCACCACCTCCCTCCACCATGTTTCTTCACCAGCATTGGCCCCAGTGCTCCTAGCACCACTGTTTTCACTCGGCTGGCAACTTTGGCTGCTTTCCC GCAATTGAGTGATTTAGAACTTCGAACAGCTTCCTTTTGGCTCCGGATGACCCTGGGGGCCACTGTGGCTGCAGTTATTGGATTCACCCTTTACAAGACTCTGGTGAAGAACAAGTAA
- the RHOT2 gene encoding mitochondrial Rho GTPase 2 isoform X1: MKRDVRILLLGEAQVGKTSLIMALVGEEFPEEVPPRAEEITIPADVTPEKVPTHIVDYSETEQTEEELQDEIHKANVVCMVYDVSEDSTIEKIRTKWIPLVNGRSEKGPRIPIILVGNKSDLRSGSSMETILPIMNQFSEIETCVECSAKNLKNISELFYYAQKAVLHPTAPLYDPEEKQLRPACAQALTRIFRLSDQDNNQVLSDDELNYFQKSCFGNPLAPQALEDVKMVVCKNTTDGVKDDGLSLDGFLFLNTLFIQRGRHETTWTILRRFGYDDELELTDDYLHPLIRVPPGCTTELNHFGYQFLQKMFEKHDKDQDGALSPSELQSFFSPFPSLPWGPELYNTVCTNDKGLLSLHGFLCQWTLVAYLNIHHCLEHLGYLGYPILCEQDSQTHSITVTREKTMDLEKGQTQRNVFLCKVIGSRGVGKSAFLRAFLGKNLEVREQSFYAINTVQVNGQEKYLILFESEADTQLTTASSVACDVACLMFAVDDPKSFIYCTSIYKQYYMDGQIPCLFVATKSDLPEVFPQHGLSPAEFCYRHHLPPPCFFTSIGPSAPSTTVFTRLATLAAFPQLSDLELRTASFWLRMTLGATVAAVIGFTLYKTLVKNK; this comes from the exons ATGAAGCGGGACGTGCGGATCCTGCTGCTGGGCGAGG CCCAGGTGGGGAAGACCTCCCTGATTATGGCCCTGGTGGGCGAGGAGTTCCCTGAGGAG GTTCCCCCTAGAGCTGAAGAGATCACAATTCCAGCTGATGTGACTCCTGAGAAGGTGCCCACCCACATTGTTGATTACTCAG aaacagAACagacagaggaagaactacaggatgAAATCCACAAG GCAAATGTGGTATGCATGGTATATGATGTCTCTGAGGATTCCACCATTGAGAAG atcCGAACAAAGTGGATTCCATTGGTGAATGGAAGATCAGAAAAAGGGCCCAG aatccctatTATTCTAGTAGGGAACAAGTCAGACCTACGCTCTGGGAGTTCCATGGAGACCATTCTTCCAATCATGAACCAGTTTTCTGAGATAGAGACCTGTGTAGAG TGTTCTGCCAAGAACTTGAAAAACATCTCAGAACTGTTCTATTATGCTCAAAAGGCAGTTTTGCACCCTACAGCCCCTTTGTATGATCCAGAGGAGAAGCAG CTAAGGCCAGCTTGTGCTCAAGCGCTCACTCGCATCTTCAGACTCTCTGACCAGGACAACAACCAGGTGCTGAGTGATGATGAGCTTAATTACTTTCAG AAATCATGTTTTGGAAATCCTTTGGCACCCCAAGCCCTGGAGGATGTGAAAATGGTGGTGTGTAAGAATACAACAGATGGCGTGAAGGATGATGGGCTGAGCTTGGATG GCTTCCTCTTTCTGAATACCCTCTTCATTCAGAGGGGCCGTCATGAGACCACCTGGACCATCCTACGCCGCTTCGGCTATGACGATGAGCTGGAGCTGACTGATGACTATCTTCATCCACT GATCCGTGTTCCTCCTGGCTGTACCACTGAGCTCAATCACTTTGGTTACCAATTCTTGCAAAAGATGTTTGAGAAGCATGACAAG GACCAAGATGGAGCCCTCTCCCCTTCTGAGCTTCAGAGCTTCTTTAGTCCATTCCCTTCTCTGCCTTGGGGCCCTGAACTCTACAACACGGTATGCACCAATGATAAAGGCCTGCTTTCCCTGCATGGATTCCTCTGCCAGTGGAC GTTAGTAGCCTACCTGAACATTCACCACTGCCTGGAGCACCTTGGTTACCTGGGTTACCCTATCCTGTGTGAACAAGACTCTCAGACACATTCCATCACAG TCACTCGAGAGAAGACGATGGATCTGGAAAAGGGACAAACTCAGAGGAATgtcttcctctgtaaagtgatTGGTTCTCGGGGTGTAGGCAAGTCAGCATTCCTACGGGCTTTCCTTGGGAAGAACTTAGAGGTGA GAGAACAATCCTTCTATGCCATCAACACAGTGCAAGTCAACGGGCAGGAGAAATATTTAATA CTGTTTGAATCAGAAGCAGACACACAATTGACCACAGCATCCAGTGTAGCCTGTGATGTTGCCTGCTTGATGTTTGCTGTGGACGACCCTAAATCCTTCATCTACTGCACCAGTATTTATAAG CAATACTACATGGATGGACAGATCCCTTGCCTCTTTGTTGCCACCAAGTCTGATCTGCCAGAAGTGTTCCCACAACATGGGTTGTCCCCAGCTGAGTTCTGCTACAGGCACCACCTCCCTCCACCATGTTTCTTCACCAGCATTGGCCCCAGTGCTCCTAGCACCACTGTTTTCACTCGGCTGGCAACTTTGGCTGCTTTCCC GCAATTGAGTGATTTAGAACTTCGAACAGCTTCCTTTTGGCTCCGGATGACCCTGGGGGCCACTGTGGCTGCAGTTATTGGATTCACCCTTTACAAGACTCTGGTGAAGAACAAGTAA